One part of the Paroedura picta isolate Pp20150507F chromosome 5, Ppicta_v3.0, whole genome shotgun sequence genome encodes these proteins:
- the SINHCAF gene encoding SIN3-HDAC complex-associated factor: protein MFGFHKPKMYRSLEGCCICRAKSSSSRFTDSKRYEKDFQNCFGLHEARSGDICNACVLLVKRWKKLPAGSKKNWNHVVDIRAGPSLKTTLKPKKMKTLSGTRMKSSQINKLQKELKRHNSDAHSTTSSASPAQSPCYSNQSDDGSDAEMPPGSSRTPVFSFLDLTYWKRQKVCCGIIYKGRFGEVLIDTHLFKPCCTNKKSSAEKPEPQGPPSPPVSNQEEW, encoded by the exons ATGTTTGGGTTCCACAAACCGAAGATGTACCGGAGCTTAGAAGGTTGCTGCATTTGCCGGGCAAAGTCTTCCAGTTCCCGCTTCACCGACAGCAAGCGCTATGAGAAGGACTTCCAGAACTGTTTTGG TCTTCACGAAGCTCGCTCAGGGGATATATGCAATGCCTGCGTTCTGCTGGTGAAAAGGTGGAAAAAGCTGCCAGCAGGGTCAAAAAAGAACTGGAATCAT GTGGTGGATATAAGAGCCGGACCAAGTCTTAAAACGACGCTGAAGCCAAAGAAGATGAAAACGCTCTCTGGGACCAGAATGAAGAGCAGTCAAATAAACAAGCTGCAGAAGGAATTGAAACGACACA aCTCCGATGCCCACAGCACCACCTCAAGTGCCTCTCCGGCCCAGTCGCCCTGCTATAGCAACCAGTCAGACGACGGCTCAGACGCCGAGATGCCTCCGGGCTCCAGCCGCACTCCTGTCTTCTCCTTCTTGGATCTCACGTACTGGAAAAG GCAAAAAGTGTGCTGTGGCATAATTTACAAAGGGCGCTTCGGAGAAGTCCTCATAGACACTCACCTCTTCAAGCCCTGCTGCACAAACAAGAAGTCATCTGCTGAGAAGCCAGAGCCCCAGGGCCCCCCGTCTCCCCCGGTCTCCAACCAGGAGGAGTGGTGA